The genomic window GGCTACTGGGACGAGGACCGTCCCGCTCTCGACGCCATGGCCCGGATAACCCTGGGCGGAAAGCCTTGACCCCACCCCGGCACCCGGAAGGCAGCGACCCGCGAGGCCCCACCCCCGGAAAGCAGTGAGCCACCGCACCGGGAAGCCGATGAGCCGCCGGGCCTTGAGGTCCGGCGGCTCAGCGGGGGCGATTACTCGACGGTGACCGACTTGGCCAGGTTGCGGGGCTGGTCGACGTCGTTTCCGCGGGCCGCGGCGATCTCGCAGGCGAGGATCTGCAGCGGCACGGTGGTCATCAGCGGGGCGAGCAGGGTGGGCGTGTGCGGCACCGTGATGAGGTGATCGGCGAACTGCCGGACGTCCTCGTCGCCCTCCTCGGCGATCACGATGGTGCGGGCGCCACGGGCCCGGACCTCCTGGATGTTGGAGACGACCTTGTCGCGCATGACACCCCGGCCGGTCGGCGAGGGCACCACGCACACCACCGGGGTGCCGTCCTCGACCAGCGAGATCGAGCCGTGCTTGAGCTCACCGGCGGCGAAACCCTCGGCGTGCATGTAGGCGAGTTCCTTGAGCTTCAGCGCGCCCTCCAGGGCCACCGGGAACCCGACGTGCCGGCCGATGAACAGGACCGTGGAGGCGGTCCGCAGGTCACGGCCCAGTTCCCGGACCTGGTCCATCCGGCTGAGCAACGTACGCAAGCTGTCCGGGGTGGCCTGAAGCTTCTCGACGACGGCGGCGACCTCGTCGGAGTACATCACCCCGCGGACCTGGGCCAGGTGCAGGCCGATCAGGTAGCAGGCCACCAGCTGGGTGAGGAACGCCTTGGTGGAGGCGACCGCGATCTCCGGACCACCGTGGGTGTAGAGGACGGCGTCCGACTCGCGCGGGATGGTGGACCCGTTGGTGTTGCAGATGGCGAGGACCCGGGCCTTCTGCTCCTTGGCGTGCCGCAGCGCCATCAGGGTGTCCATCGTCTCGCCGGACTGGCTGATCGCGATCACCAGGGTCGAGCGGTCCAGGATCGGGTCGCGGTACCGGAACTCACTGGCCAGCTCCACCTCGCAGGGGATCCGCACCCAGTGCTCGATGGCGTACTTGGCGACCATGCCGGCGTGGTACGCCGTACCACAGGCCACGATGAACACCTTGTCCACGTCCCGCAGGTCCTGGTCGGTGAGGCGGACCTCGTCCAGGATGATCTCGCCACGGTCGGAGAGCCGGCCCAGCAGGGTGTCGGCGATCGCCTGGGGCTGCTCGGCGATCTCCTTCAACATGAAGTACTCGTAACCGCCCTTCTCGGCGGCCGACATGTCCCAGTCGACGTGGTACTCCTTGCCGACTGCGGGGGTGCCGTCGAAGCCGGAGATCTCGATGCCCTCCGGGGTGATCAGGACGATCTGGTCCTGGCCCAGCTCGATGGCTTCCCGGGTGTGCTCGATGAAGGCGGAGACGTCACTGGCGAGGAAGTTCTCCCCGGCGCCACGGCCGACCACGAGCGGCGAGTTGCGCCGGGCGGCGACCACCGCGCCGGGCACGCTCACGTCGGTGGCGAGCAGGGTGAAGGCGCCTTCGAGGCGGTTGGCCACCCGGCGCATGCCTTCGGCGAGCAGGGCCGGGCCGTCCGCGGCGCCGGACTCGCGCAGCGTGCGCATCTCGGCGGCGAGCAGGTGGGCGGCGCATTCGGTGTCGGTGTCGCTGCGGAACTCGACGCCGGTCGCCTCCAGCTCGACGCGGAGGCGGGCGAAGTTCTCGATGATGCCGTTGTGGATGACGGCGACCCGGCCGTCGGCGGAGAGGTGCGGGTGGGCGTTGCGGTCGGTGGGTCCGCCGTGGGTGGCCCAGCGGGTGTGACCGATGCCGGTGGTGCCGGTTCCGATGCCGTCAGCGGCTCGTTCGGCGAGCGCCTTCTCCAGGTTGGCGAGTTTGCCCGCTTTCTTCTCAGTCTGGATCAGTCCGCTGTCGATGATGGCGACACCTGCGGAGTCATACCCGCGGTACTCCAGGCGGCGCAGCCCGTCGATGACGATGCTGAGCGCCGGTCGGTTTCCTACGTATCCCACGATCCCACACATGAGGGCCAGACTAACCGACTTTCGCTCAATCGTCATGCTCGGGAAGCGCACTTTTGAGCATCCTATGTGATCGGAACGATACTCCGGCCACCCCGCCAGGGCACCAGCGGCCGACCGGTCAAGTGCACTGACCCGTACGGCTGAGTGATCCTTCACGTGCGTCCCGGGCGTACCGTGTAGTAATCGTCGGGAGGAAGACATGAGCGATCCGAACGAGCCCCGGCAGCCGCCCAAGCCGCCGACGTTCACGCCACCGGGCCACCACTCGGAGTACCCGCCAACGTCCCAGTTCCCGCCGGTGAGCCCCGGCCCGTACCCCCCGCAGCCTCCGGGCTATCCGCAACAGCCCCCGGCCTACCCACCGGAGCCCTCGGCTTACCCGCCGGGCGTGGCCCAGCCGCCGGCTTACGCCCAGGGTGTGGCACAGCCACCGCCGCCGTACCAGCCGCCCCCGGAGTACGACCAGACCGCCGGCTGGGCTCAGCCGCCGCCGTACGACTCCGGCACCGGCTACCAGCAGCCCGGCTACGGCCCCGCGCAGGGCACGCCCGGTTACGGCCCACCACCGGGACCTCCCGGTTACGGCCCGCCGCAGGGACCTCCTGGCTACGGCCCGCCGCAGCGGCCCAAGCGGAGCGCCGTCCCGTTCATCGCCCTGGTCCTGGCCATCGCGCTGTTGCTGTGCGGCGGCGTGGTGGCCGTCGGCAAGATCCTGGTGGACCGCACGACCGAGAAGGCACAGGAGATCGCCGGGCCGATCCTGGACCCGACGTTGCCGGCGCTGCCCACCGACGGTCCCGAGCTACCCGGGCTGCCCACCGATTTCCCGGACTTCCCCGGCCTGCCCACTGATCTACCGACCGGGATCCCCGGCCTCGGCACCGAGATCAGCGTGACCTACGAGGTGACCGGCGACGGCCCGGCCGAGATCGTCTACATCGAGTCCGGGAACTCCCCGAAGCGGGTCGGCAGCGCGAAACTGCCGTGGAAGATCACCACGAAGCTGACCAGCCCGGCCGCGGTGTACGTGGTGGCCATCCGGTCCGGTCTCGGCGACGGCGGCATCAAGTGCCGGACGACCGTCGACGGCGAGCAGGTGGCCGAGCACAGTGCCGAGGGCACTCTGGCCACGGCCAACTGCTACAAGCTGGTCGTGGAGTAAAGAGACGAGTAAACGAAACCGGGCCGGTTCCTGACAAGCAACAAGGAACCGGCCCGTTAAGTACAAGACGTCAGGCGGGACTGGCTGACCGCACGTCCTCGGCGATCCGCTCGGCGACGGCCCGCGCCTGCTCCTCGGTGGCGGCCTCGACCATCACCCGGACCAGCGGCTCGGTGCCGGACGGCCGGAGCAGCACCCGGCCGGTCTCGCCCAGCTCGTTCTCGGCGAGCGCGACGGCGGCCTGCACGGTCGGCGCGGCGGCACCCGCGTCGCGGTCACCCACCCGCACGTTGATCAGCACCTGGGGCAGCTTGTGCACGACAGCGGCCAGGTCGGCGAGGGACTTGCCGGTCGCCGCGAGCTGAGCCATCAGGTGCAGGCCGGTGAGTACGCCGTCGCCGGTGGTGGCGAAGGCCGGCATCACGATGTGCCCGCTCTGCTCACCGCCGAGGGCGAGGCCGCCGCTGGACAGTTCCTCCAGGACGTACCGGTCGCCGACCTTGGTCTCCAGGAGCCGGATGCCGGACTGCTTCATGGCGATCCGCAGCCCGAGGTTGCTCATCACGGTGGCGACGAGGGTGTCGTCGGTGAGGGAACCGGCGTCCCGCATGGCCAGGGCCAGGATCGCCATCATCTGGTCGCCGTCGACGACGTCACCGGCGGCGGTGACGGCCAGGCAGCGGTCGGCGTCACCGTCGTGGGCCAGGCCCAGGTCGGCACCCTCGCGGAGAACGACCTCACGGACCGCCTCCAGGTGGGTGGAGCCGCAGTCCTTGTTGATGTTCAGGCCGTCCGGGTCCGCGTGAATGGCGATCACCTCGGCGCCGGCTTCCCGGTATGCCACCGGCCCGACCTCGCTGGCCGCGCCGTTGGCGCAGTCGACGACGACCTTGAGACCTTCGAGCCGGTTCGGGATCGAGTTCACCAGGTGCTTGATGTAGTGCTCGGCACCGTCGAGCAGGTCGTTGACCCGGCCGATGGCGGCGCCGGTGGGCCGGC from Actinoplanes derwentensis includes these protein-coding regions:
- the glmS gene encoding glutamine--fructose-6-phosphate transaminase (isomerizing), whose amino-acid sequence is MGYVGNRPALSIVIDGLRRLEYRGYDSAGVAIIDSGLIQTEKKAGKLANLEKALAERAADGIGTGTTGIGHTRWATHGGPTDRNAHPHLSADGRVAVIHNGIIENFARLRVELEATGVEFRSDTDTECAAHLLAAEMRTLRESGAADGPALLAEGMRRVANRLEGAFTLLATDVSVPGAVVAARRNSPLVVGRGAGENFLASDVSAFIEHTREAIELGQDQIVLITPEGIEISGFDGTPAVGKEYHVDWDMSAAEKGGYEYFMLKEIAEQPQAIADTLLGRLSDRGEIILDEVRLTDQDLRDVDKVFIVACGTAYHAGMVAKYAIEHWVRIPCEVELASEFRYRDPILDRSTLVIAISQSGETMDTLMALRHAKEQKARVLAICNTNGSTIPRESDAVLYTHGGPEIAVASTKAFLTQLVACYLIGLHLAQVRGVMYSDEVAAVVEKLQATPDSLRTLLSRMDQVRELGRDLRTASTVLFIGRHVGFPVALEGALKLKELAYMHAEGFAAGELKHGSISLVEDGTPVVCVVPSPTGRGVMRDKVVSNIQEVRARGARTIVIAEEGDEDVRQFADHLITVPHTPTLLAPLMTTVPLQILACEIAAARGNDVDQPRNLAKSVTVE
- a CDS encoding MmpS family transport accessory protein; this encodes MSDPNEPRQPPKPPTFTPPGHHSEYPPTSQFPPVSPGPYPPQPPGYPQQPPAYPPEPSAYPPGVAQPPAYAQGVAQPPPPYQPPPEYDQTAGWAQPPPYDSGTGYQQPGYGPAQGTPGYGPPPGPPGYGPPQGPPGYGPPQRPKRSAVPFIALVLAIALLLCGGVVAVGKILVDRTTEKAQEIAGPILDPTLPALPTDGPELPGLPTDFPDFPGLPTDLPTGIPGLGTEISVTYEVTGDGPAEIVYIESGNSPKRVGSAKLPWKITTKLTSPAAVYVVAIRSGLGDGGIKCRTTVDGEQVAEHSAEGTLATANCYKLVVE
- the glmM gene encoding phosphoglucosamine mutase, translating into MGRLFGTDGVRGLANGDLLTPELALSVAVAAARVLVESDGSHTPLAIVGRDPRASGEMLEAAVVAGLTSAGANVVRVGVLPTPAVAYLVGQTNADLGVMISASHNPMADNGIKLFAAGGAKLPDELEERIEKAIEDGHGLIGRPTGAAIGRVNDLLDGAEHYIKHLVNSIPNRLEGLKVVVDCANGAASEVGPVAYREAGAEVIAIHADPDGLNINKDCGSTHLEAVREVVLREGADLGLAHDGDADRCLAVTAAGDVVDGDQMMAILALAMRDAGSLTDDTLVATVMSNLGLRIAMKQSGIRLLETKVGDRYVLEELSSGGLALGGEQSGHIVMPAFATTGDGVLTGLHLMAQLAATGKSLADLAAVVHKLPQVLINVRVGDRDAGAAAPTVQAAVALAENELGETGRVLLRPSGTEPLVRVMVEAATEEQARAVAERIAEDVRSASPA